The Glaciimonas sp. PCH181 genome contains the following window.
TCTGCGCCAGAGTCGTTTAACTGATGTTCCAGCTCACGCGGCGTGTACAAAGGATTGACGTTCACAACGGTATAACCGGCACGCAGAACGGCAGCAATAACGACAGGATATTGCAGTACGTTGGGCATCATGATGGCTACCCGCGCACCTTTTTTCAAACCTTTGGTTTGCAGCCATGCTCCCACTTTCTTTGACAACTGGTCAATCTCAGCATAGGTCAGATATTTACCCATACAAACGTAGGCGTTACGCGTTGCATATTTCTGAAATGATTCCTCTAGCAGATGCACTAAAGAACGATACGGGGAATAATCAATTTCGGCGGGAACGCCTTCGGGATACGATTTAAGCCAAAATTTATCCATGTTTTGTCTTTGCCTCTAGTTGTTATTAATGCATTCTTGTAAAGGGACTACCTGCTGCGGTGCGGCAGAATCGACTCCCTAAGTCGAGCAGGCCCATTGAAGGGGATCATGTTGCAATAAAAAAGCACGATTGTTTTATTCTATCGCGATGCTAGCGGGCATGGGGCCAGGTTGCAAGCATTTTGACGATATTCGAATAACTCCTCGGCACTGACAAGTTAAGTAAAATGTGGCTTTTTCATCAATAGTTGATACATATTCATCCCCATCGGTCCTACTCATTTTGGCGTTGACGCTTCGGTTAAATGTTCAATTTATCGTGCCGGCAACGCGGCCAAAGCCATCAATTGACGACGCCGCTCATCTTTCGGTAATTTCGCTAACTTGGCAACGGCAACGTAAAATTGCGCGAAACTATGTTGCTGCGCCAGCAGTGCACGAAAGCCGGGAACCAGGTCGTAATAAGTCGCCACCAATGCCAGATGCGCGTTCGATAACGGTTCGGCAAACCAACGGTCATATCCAGCATAGCCGTCCCACTTTATTTTCAACAGTTTGTATTCATCCTGAAGCGCTGCAAAGATGCGCGCCTTGTTTTGCAGCTTGTCAGCATCACTAATATGGCTGGTATAGGTGTCCTGTAACTGCTGCCGATACTTCAGCAGCAAAGCCAAAAATGCCGTTTTACGGGCTTCAAAATCGCGATATGCCTGATATCTGTGTTCATCACCATTAGCGGCCAGCCAACGTTCGGCCCCGGCCTCTTCCACAGAAGTCGCGAAGGATTCGTTGAAATCGGTGTCGTCCTTAACGTACAGCACCTGATGCGCCAGCTCATGAAAAATTAATCGCGCCAGTTCAGCATCGGGATAATTGATAAAAGTCGACATGACCGGATCATTAAACCAACCCAGTGTCGAGTAGGCCGGAATCCCTAAAACTTGTACGTCATAGCCTTCGCTACGAAGTTGGGCGCCGTATTTTTGCGCGCTTTGCTGATCGTAATATCCACGGTAAGAAACACAGCCAGCAACCGGGAAGCACCACTGTTTTGGCGTCAATGATAACGCCGGTGCCGCAACCACATTCCACAACACGAATTTGCGTTGTAATTGTGCATAATTGCGATAACTTCCATTGTCTGGCAAAGTCAATTCGTCGATAGCAAACTGACGAATTTGCTTGACCGTGCGCAGCTGAGATTTCAACTTATCGCTGGCTGACGGATCATCCAGCCAACTAGCAATCGGACGCGCTTGTGCGAGTAACGAAAACTGGCCGTGGACCGCTTGCGCGTAATAGCTAAATTGGGCGCAACCGCTAAGCTGCGACAGACATAATGCAGCCGCGCAAACGCTCACTGAGGCACGTATTTTTTTCGTCGCAAGCACTCTTCGCGTCCTTCTAAAACGTCG
Protein-coding sequences here:
- a CDS encoding aminopeptidase, with protein sequence MLATKKIRASVSVCAAALCLSQLSGCAQFSYYAQAVHGQFSLLAQARPIASWLDDPSASDKLKSQLRTVKQIRQFAIDELTLPDNGSYRNYAQLQRKFVLWNVVAAPALSLTPKQWCFPVAGCVSYRGYYDQQSAQKYGAQLRSEGYDVQVLGIPAYSTLGWFNDPVMSTFINYPDAELARLIFHELAHQVLYVKDDTDFNESFATSVEEAGAERWLAANGDEHRYQAYRDFEARKTAFLALLLKYRQQLQDTYTSHISDADKLQNKARIFAALQDEYKLLKIKWDGYAGYDRWFAEPLSNAHLALVATYYDLVPGFRALLAQQHSFAQFYVAVAKLAKLPKDERRRQLMALAALPAR